Proteins encoded in a region of the Takifugu flavidus isolate HTHZ2018 chromosome 10, ASM371156v2, whole genome shotgun sequence genome:
- the LOC130532721 gene encoding uncharacterized protein LOC130532721 isoform X2: MVNMIKHFLTDSTLRAFFRMSGVSHFLLSWYILGSISCCSWAWTVDIPNTIKAMLGSCVVIPCSFDYYENPPHNPNRVVWYQYVRHGYPLVYDNRNSQSVIDIFRGKTSKVIIFGGGKQCSLKIWPVTWHHHRQRIYPWVDPENVGKWTYRFFDKTVTIEVTDRAEKPDIVISGDMRVGQSVTVQCSVYHSCVTNPPSLHLNIPLKSHRLDTTLMSNGMSKTTLMTKLNIERELQIVKCSVHYKGGQTAISSIAFNAKCSFLSLNIRSPEEFLEGQPSKVTCTATFTCPKQAPVFKWSYGNMPAFTSISRIAETQWKSESTLTFTASANDNGRSLTCYMQFNDGTGRQEAMVPLRVKRNILSRGWYFTTPDSVTGMRGSCVFIPCRFTYTNSMPADLRVIWYLLQGNQYPPVYDERQDVISKYRGITSLTGSVGEQNCSLKINKLDEIHGQDRLYPWIDKNPITFYHMADHSFYDKTTQIIILDHAPDPQLSTSDTPRVEEETSVVCSVQHTCFSSPPLLTISGILGSDHTSDTSVSDGVWERRIERRWTPKEEDQSVKCTVRYQGGQTATSELRLNVRCPYEKITMTEHPIKATEGVAQSVICSVSYKCRKNKPTIVWNYSDMQRSVSDEQLPNNNFVARSNLTFIGSLDDNGKSLTCTAQFLTGNTSDSTIIHVKKYEKPIEVVKMEEVFHTLAGEVPFRFPALTQSCVVIPCSFQQQENMLLTKGVWTKKSGRNIYHNAQSQVLDHFKGRTKILGRMDEGNCSLEIDDINAFDNGPFCFHAEHKKEKYRFNSSCVFVVMKASPDKPAMTQIPTEVDAGTIVTVSCSVTHTCSSHPPEFSWSVSNLTSEATHTLLPQGVWKSTSTITFMADGGDGEKSLTCTASYWRGRKQATTGQLTVKGSLGFQLKRSLPVTIPVLILLLIVTVAAVVIFKRKKSQRPPPRPEKRRSLWERLSRRQPVNSGKPPRPEKRRSVWSRFSREENHHIAWEE; this comes from the exons ATGGTAAATATGATAAAACATTTTCTGACAGACTCAACTCTGAG GGCCTTCTTCAGGATGTCTGGTGTTAGCCATTTCCTCCTGAGCTGGTATATTCTAG GAAGCATATCCTGTTGTTCCTGGGCTTGGACGGTTGACATACCAAATACCATTAAAGCAATGTTAGGTTCCTGTGTTGTCATTCCTTGTAGTTTTGACTACTATGAAAACCCTCCTCATAATCCAAATCGTGTGGTTTGGTACCAGTATGTCAGACATGGATACCCTTTGGTTTATGACAACCGGAACAGCCAGTCTGTCATTGACATATTTAGAGGAAAAACATCCAAAGTGATTATTTTTGGAGGTGGTAAACAGTGCAGTCTCAAAATCTGGCCAGTGACATGgcatcaccacagacagagAATTTACCCTTGGGTGGATCCAGAGAATGTTGGAAAGTGGACGTATCGATTCTTTGATAAAACCGTGACAATTGAAGTAACTG acaGGGCAGAGAAACCAGATATTGTGATCTCTGGAGACATGAGGGTTGGGCAATCTGTGACAGTCCAATGCTCAGTTTATCACAGCTGTGTTACCAATCCGCCCAGTCTGCATCTCAATATACCGCTGAAAAGCCACAGACTCGACACAACCTTAATGTCCAATGGCATGTCTAAAACCACCTTGATGACCAAACTGAACATTGAGAGGGAACTCCAAATTGTGAAATGCTCAGTTCACTACAAAGGGGGTCAAACTGCTATATCTTCTATAGCCTTTAATGCAAAAT GCTCATTTCTCTCCTTAAACATCAGATCTCCTGAGGAATTCCTTGAGGGACAACCAAGCAAAGTAACATGCACTGCTACCTTCACCTGCCCTAAACAAGCACCAGTCTTCAAATGGAGCTATGGCAACATGCCTGCCTTCACTAGTATTTCTCGGATAGCAGAAACTCAATGGAAGTCTGAGTCCACGCTGACCTTTACAGCATCAGCCAATGACAATGGAAGATCTCTGACGTGCTATATGCAATTTAATGACGGGACAGGAAGGCAGGAAGCAATGGTCCCCCTTCGGGTAAAGA gAAACATACTCTCCCGTGGGTGGTACTTCACCACCCCTGACAGTGTCACCGGCATGAGAGGCTCGTGTGTATTCATTCCTTGCAGATTCACATACACTAATTCCATGCCTGCTGACCTGAGGGTTATCTGGTACTTGCTCCAAGGTAACCAATACCCCCCTGTGTATGATGAAAGGCAAGATGTTATCAGCAAATACAGGGGGATAACCAGCTTGACTGGATCTGTGGGTGAGCAGAACTGTAGCCTCAAAATTAATAAGTTGGATGAGATCCACGGCCAGGATAGACTTTACCCCTGGATAGACAAGAACCCTATTACCTTTTACCACATGGCGGATCACTCGTTTTATGACAAAACCACTCAAATTATCATTTTGG ATCATGCACCTGACCCACAGCTCAGCACCTCCGATACCCCCAGAGTAGAAGAGGAGACCAGTGTGGTCTGTAGTGTGCAACACACatgcttctcttctcctcccctcctgacCATAAGCGGAATACTTGGATCAGACCACACTTCAGACACTTCAGTGTCTGATGGGGTTTGGGAAAGGAGGATTGAGCGGCGATGGACCCCAAAAGAGGAGGACCAGAGCGTGAAATGTACTGTTCGTTACCAGGGTGGCCAAACAGCCACAAGTGAGCTCAGGTTAAATGTGAGAT GTCCATATGAGAAAATCACAATGACTGAGCATCCAATTAAAGCAACAGAGGGCGTGGCACAGAGCGTCATTTGTTCTGTTTCGTACAAgtgcagaaaaaacaaaccaaccatTGTGTGGAACTACAGTGACATGCAGAGATCAGTTTCAGACGAACAGCTACCCAACAATAACTTTGTCGCCCGATCCAACCTCACCTTTATTGGTTCTCTGGATGATAATGGTAAATCTTTGACTTGCACTGCCCAGTTCCTCACTGGGAATACCTCAGACTCTACAATCATCCATGTTAAGA AGTATGAAAAACCAATTGAGGTAGTCAAAATGGAGGAAG TGTTCCACACCCTGGCTGGTGAGGTTCCTTTCAGGTTCCCCGCCCTGACCCAATCCTGCGTGGTCATTCCCTgcagcttccagcagcaggagaacatgCTCTTGACAAAGGGTGTCTGGACAAAGAAGAGTGGACGCAATATCTACCATAATGCCCAGAGTCAGGTGCTCGACCATTTCAAAGGCCGCACCAAAATTTTAGGGAGAATGGATGAAGGAAACTGCTCACTGGAGATAGATGATATCAATGCATTTGACAATGGGCCCTTCTGCTTCCATGCAGAGcataagaaagaaaaatacagattCAATAGCAGCTGCGTGTTtgtcgtgatgaaag CCTCCCCTGACAAACCAGCGATGACCCAAATTCCAACAGAAGTGGATGCTGGTACCATTGTTACCGTCTCGTGTTCAGTGACACACACATGTTCTTCTCACCCGCCTGAGTTCTCATGGAGTGTTTCCAACCTCACAAGTGAGGCCACACACACCTTATTGCCACAGGGTGTTTGGAAATCAACCTCCACCATCACGTTCATGGCTGACGGGGGAGATGGCGAGAAAAGTCTGACCTGTACCGCCAGCTACTGGCGTGGCAGGAAACAAGCCACCACTGGTCAGCTGACAGTGAAGG GATCACTGGGTTTCCAGTTAAAAAGGTCTCTCCCAGTAACAATACCTGTCTTAATCCTACTCCTGATTGTTACCGTAGCTGCAGTGGTCATCTTTAAGAG AAAGAAATCCCAAAGACCACCGCCCCGGCCAGAGAAAAG GAGATCACTCTGGGAGAGACTGTCCAG AAGACAACCAGTAAACAGTGGGAAGCCTCCAAGGCCAGAGAAAAG GAGGTCAGTTTGGAGTCGATTTTCTCG GGAAGAGAATCACCATATTGCCTGGGAAGAATAG
- the LOC130532721 gene encoding uncharacterized protein LOC130532721 isoform X1: MVNMIKHFLTDSTLRAFFRMSGVSHFLLSWYILGSISCCSWAWTVDIPNTIKAMLGSCVVIPCSFDYYENPPHNPNRVVWYQYVRHGYPLVYDNRNSQSVIDIFRGKTSKVIIFGGGKQCSLKIWPVTWHHHRQRIYPWVDPENVGKWTYRFFDKTVTIEVTDRAEKPDIVISGDMRVGQSVTVQCSVYHSCVTNPPSLHLNIPLKSHRLDTTLMSNGMSKTTLMTKLNIERELQIVKCSVHYKGGQTAISSIAFNAKCSFLSLNIRSPEEFLEGQPSKVTCTATFTCPKQAPVFKWSYGNMPAFTSISRIAETQWKSESTLTFTASANDNGRSLTCYMQFNDGTGRQEAMVPLRVKRNILSRGWYFTTPDSVTGMRGSCVFIPCRFTYTNSMPADLRVIWYLLQGNQYPPVYDERQDVISKYRGITSLTGSVGEQNCSLKINKLDEIHGQDRLYPWIDKNPITFYHMADHSFYDKTTQIIILDHAPDPQLSTSDTPRVEEETSVVCSVQHTCFSSPPLLTISGILGSDHTSDTSVSDGVWERRIERRWTPKEEDQSVKCTVRYQGGQTATSELRLNVRCPYEKITMTEHPIKATEGVAQSVICSVSYKCRKNKPTIVWNYSDMQRSVSDEQLPNNNFVARSNLTFIGSLDDNGKSLTCTAQFLTGNTSDSTIIHVKKYEKPIEVVKMEEVFHTLAGEVPFRFPALTQSCVVIPCSFQQQENMLLTKGVWTKKSGRNIYHNAQSQVLDHFKGRTKILGRMDEGNCSLEIDDINAFDNGPFCFHAEHKKEKYRFNSSCVFVVMKASPDKPAMTQIPTEVDAGTIVTVSCSVTHTCSSHPPEFSWSVSNLTSEATHTLLPQGVWKSTSTITFMADGGDGEKSLTCTASYWRGRKQATTGQLTVKGSLGFQLKRSLPVTIPVLILLLIVTVAAVVIFKRKKSQRPPPRPEKRRSLWERLSRRQPVNSGKPPRPEKRRSVWSRFSRVEDSAMSFSQS, translated from the exons ATGGTAAATATGATAAAACATTTTCTGACAGACTCAACTCTGAG GGCCTTCTTCAGGATGTCTGGTGTTAGCCATTTCCTCCTGAGCTGGTATATTCTAG GAAGCATATCCTGTTGTTCCTGGGCTTGGACGGTTGACATACCAAATACCATTAAAGCAATGTTAGGTTCCTGTGTTGTCATTCCTTGTAGTTTTGACTACTATGAAAACCCTCCTCATAATCCAAATCGTGTGGTTTGGTACCAGTATGTCAGACATGGATACCCTTTGGTTTATGACAACCGGAACAGCCAGTCTGTCATTGACATATTTAGAGGAAAAACATCCAAAGTGATTATTTTTGGAGGTGGTAAACAGTGCAGTCTCAAAATCTGGCCAGTGACATGgcatcaccacagacagagAATTTACCCTTGGGTGGATCCAGAGAATGTTGGAAAGTGGACGTATCGATTCTTTGATAAAACCGTGACAATTGAAGTAACTG acaGGGCAGAGAAACCAGATATTGTGATCTCTGGAGACATGAGGGTTGGGCAATCTGTGACAGTCCAATGCTCAGTTTATCACAGCTGTGTTACCAATCCGCCCAGTCTGCATCTCAATATACCGCTGAAAAGCCACAGACTCGACACAACCTTAATGTCCAATGGCATGTCTAAAACCACCTTGATGACCAAACTGAACATTGAGAGGGAACTCCAAATTGTGAAATGCTCAGTTCACTACAAAGGGGGTCAAACTGCTATATCTTCTATAGCCTTTAATGCAAAAT GCTCATTTCTCTCCTTAAACATCAGATCTCCTGAGGAATTCCTTGAGGGACAACCAAGCAAAGTAACATGCACTGCTACCTTCACCTGCCCTAAACAAGCACCAGTCTTCAAATGGAGCTATGGCAACATGCCTGCCTTCACTAGTATTTCTCGGATAGCAGAAACTCAATGGAAGTCTGAGTCCACGCTGACCTTTACAGCATCAGCCAATGACAATGGAAGATCTCTGACGTGCTATATGCAATTTAATGACGGGACAGGAAGGCAGGAAGCAATGGTCCCCCTTCGGGTAAAGA gAAACATACTCTCCCGTGGGTGGTACTTCACCACCCCTGACAGTGTCACCGGCATGAGAGGCTCGTGTGTATTCATTCCTTGCAGATTCACATACACTAATTCCATGCCTGCTGACCTGAGGGTTATCTGGTACTTGCTCCAAGGTAACCAATACCCCCCTGTGTATGATGAAAGGCAAGATGTTATCAGCAAATACAGGGGGATAACCAGCTTGACTGGATCTGTGGGTGAGCAGAACTGTAGCCTCAAAATTAATAAGTTGGATGAGATCCACGGCCAGGATAGACTTTACCCCTGGATAGACAAGAACCCTATTACCTTTTACCACATGGCGGATCACTCGTTTTATGACAAAACCACTCAAATTATCATTTTGG ATCATGCACCTGACCCACAGCTCAGCACCTCCGATACCCCCAGAGTAGAAGAGGAGACCAGTGTGGTCTGTAGTGTGCAACACACatgcttctcttctcctcccctcctgacCATAAGCGGAATACTTGGATCAGACCACACTTCAGACACTTCAGTGTCTGATGGGGTTTGGGAAAGGAGGATTGAGCGGCGATGGACCCCAAAAGAGGAGGACCAGAGCGTGAAATGTACTGTTCGTTACCAGGGTGGCCAAACAGCCACAAGTGAGCTCAGGTTAAATGTGAGAT GTCCATATGAGAAAATCACAATGACTGAGCATCCAATTAAAGCAACAGAGGGCGTGGCACAGAGCGTCATTTGTTCTGTTTCGTACAAgtgcagaaaaaacaaaccaaccatTGTGTGGAACTACAGTGACATGCAGAGATCAGTTTCAGACGAACAGCTACCCAACAATAACTTTGTCGCCCGATCCAACCTCACCTTTATTGGTTCTCTGGATGATAATGGTAAATCTTTGACTTGCACTGCCCAGTTCCTCACTGGGAATACCTCAGACTCTACAATCATCCATGTTAAGA AGTATGAAAAACCAATTGAGGTAGTCAAAATGGAGGAAG TGTTCCACACCCTGGCTGGTGAGGTTCCTTTCAGGTTCCCCGCCCTGACCCAATCCTGCGTGGTCATTCCCTgcagcttccagcagcaggagaacatgCTCTTGACAAAGGGTGTCTGGACAAAGAAGAGTGGACGCAATATCTACCATAATGCCCAGAGTCAGGTGCTCGACCATTTCAAAGGCCGCACCAAAATTTTAGGGAGAATGGATGAAGGAAACTGCTCACTGGAGATAGATGATATCAATGCATTTGACAATGGGCCCTTCTGCTTCCATGCAGAGcataagaaagaaaaatacagattCAATAGCAGCTGCGTGTTtgtcgtgatgaaag CCTCCCCTGACAAACCAGCGATGACCCAAATTCCAACAGAAGTGGATGCTGGTACCATTGTTACCGTCTCGTGTTCAGTGACACACACATGTTCTTCTCACCCGCCTGAGTTCTCATGGAGTGTTTCCAACCTCACAAGTGAGGCCACACACACCTTATTGCCACAGGGTGTTTGGAAATCAACCTCCACCATCACGTTCATGGCTGACGGGGGAGATGGCGAGAAAAGTCTGACCTGTACCGCCAGCTACTGGCGTGGCAGGAAACAAGCCACCACTGGTCAGCTGACAGTGAAGG GATCACTGGGTTTCCAGTTAAAAAGGTCTCTCCCAGTAACAATACCTGTCTTAATCCTACTCCTGATTGTTACCGTAGCTGCAGTGGTCATCTTTAAGAG AAAGAAATCCCAAAGACCACCGCCCCGGCCAGAGAAAAG GAGATCACTCTGGGAGAGACTGTCCAG AAGACAACCAGTAAACAGTGGGAAGCCTCCAAGGCCAGAGAAAAG GAGGTCAGTTTGGAGTCGATTTTCTCG AGTTGAAGACAGCGCCATGTCTTTCAGTCAATCCTGA
- the LOC130532743 gene encoding myelin-associated glycoprotein: METKETMTLLSLLLSVFTVSTSAEEWKVNVVKELDALVKSCVVIPCSFTHPYGNLPSSKLKGNWHLSNKQDHRIYDEDIDEVIEKFKGRTKLLGHLGQNNCTLEIVKVKDYDNGPFCLQIGIFQEEAQTTPNTTHFFVDNCVRFKILPNPPKPTVTGAKVAAEDQPYTTTCSVTHTCPSQRPNLTWSRGEDGKINELHRELPFGNWEVLSILTFTPKEQDDHSEVTCTAHFKGGERSSATVTVYLKRKESYSYIIIPAVVGTITAVILGAAFFVILKKYRKRISELQNQDGSVWNRLSRLSNRIRSVRSQSSWSQQRTSDKIRKSSNQKISKPRFPSPERQRSQQTSFNYKEDPDGDDYINTADLQIYGNL, translated from the exons TTTACTGTTTCTACATCTGCTGAAGAATGGAAGGTGAATGTGGTAAAGGAACTGGATGCCCTGGTCAAATCCTGTGTCGTGATACCATGTTCATTCACACACCCTTATGGGAACTTGCCTTCCTCCAAGCTAAAGGGGAACTGGCATTTATCAAACAAGCAAGATCACCGCATTTATGACGAAGACATCGACGAAGTCATTGAAAAGTTTAAAGGCCGAACAAAGTTGTTGGGACATCTGGGTCAGAACAACTGCACCCTAGAAATCGTAAAAGTCAAGGATTACGACAACGGGCCTTTTTGTTTACAGattggaatatttcaggaaGAGGCCCAAACCACCCCAAATACAACACACTTCTTTGTCGACAATTGTGTCCggtttaaaattctcc CCAATCCACCCAAGCCTACAGTCACGGGGGCAAAGGTGGCCGCTGAGGATCAGCCCTACACCACCACCTGTTCGGTCACCCACACATGCCCCTCTCAGAGGCCTAACCTCACATGGAGCAGGGGTGAAGATGGCAAAATCAACGAGTTGCACCGGGAGCTTCCCTTTGGCAACTGGGAGGTTCTGTCCATCCTGACGTTCACACCTAAAGAACAGGACGACCACAGTGAGGTCACGTGCACAGCACATTTTAAGGGTGGAGAAAGGTCCTCGGCAACAGTAACAGTTTACTTAAAAC gGAAAGAAAGCTACAGCTACATCATCATTCCCGCTGTTGTGGGGACCATAACAGCGGTAATCCTTGGGGCTGCCTTCTTTGTCATCTTAAAGAAATACAG GAAACGTATTTCAGAACTCCAAAATCAGGATGGCAG CGTATGGAACAGACTGTCTAGATTGTCCAACAG GATTCGTTCTGTCCGTTCGCAGTCGTCATGGTCCCAACAAAG AACCAGTGACAAAATTCGTAAATCCTCCAACCAGAAAATCTCCAAGCCACGTTTTCCCTCTCCTGAGAG GCAGCGAAGTCAGCAGACCTCCTTCAATTACAAAGAG GACCCTGATGGCGATGATTACATCAACACCGCAGACCTCCAAATCTACGGAAACCTCTGA